Proteins found in one Streptococcus criceti HS-6 genomic segment:
- a CDS encoding glycoside hydrolase family 1 protein, with translation MSYQLPQGFLWGGATADFQYEGGFGEGGRGLLSHDFETDGSLESPRHHTMSMPDGSIITPRSSFFYADPIPQEAEPIFLDDEYYPSHKAVDFYHHYKEDIKLMAGMGFNVFRFSICWSRIYPTGEEAEPNEEGLAFYNDVINEMAKYGMEPLITICHDEMPMNLALKYDGWSSRYVIDAYLKYCQTLFEHYGDRCRYWLTFNEINAVRGFGPCGTRNSTGQDRYQAAHHMFVASAKAVRLGHDLMPDSQFGAMYAMSELYPATCKPEDVFHRLQECRENWYFIDIMGRGYYPKYSKSLWERHGVDEIQIEDGDEAILRDGQLDFISFSYYRSNTTQAGDDWFNVGGSSNPYLKETPWGWAVDPLGLRHVMNEIFDRIQKPLFIVENGMGAIDQADEDGYVEDDYRINYLRDHLQNMADAINSDGVDCLGYTMWAPIDLVSLSTGEMKKRYGFVYVDMDDKGRGSLKRTPKKSYQWIKAIIASNGAKLAEM, from the coding sequence ATGTCTTATCAATTACCTCAAGGTTTCTTATGGGGAGGTGCGACCGCTGATTTTCAGTATGAAGGCGGCTTTGGAGAAGGAGGACGAGGGCTTCTTTCTCATGATTTTGAAACGGATGGTTCTTTGGAGTCACCCCGTCACCATACCATGAGTATGCCTGATGGTTCTATTATTACACCACGTTCATCTTTCTTTTACGCAGATCCTATTCCTCAGGAAGCAGAACCTATTTTTCTAGATGATGAATATTATCCGAGTCACAAGGCTGTTGATTTCTACCATCATTATAAAGAAGATATTAAATTGATGGCAGGAATGGGCTTTAATGTTTTTCGTTTTTCAATTTGTTGGAGCCGTATTTATCCGACGGGAGAAGAAGCAGAGCCAAATGAAGAAGGGCTTGCCTTTTATAATGATGTTATTAATGAGATGGCAAAATATGGCATGGAACCCCTGATTACAATCTGTCATGATGAAATGCCGATGAACCTAGCACTGAAATACGATGGCTGGTCCTCTCGCTATGTTATTGATGCCTATCTTAAATACTGTCAAACGCTATTTGAGCATTATGGCGACCGCTGTCGCTACTGGCTGACCTTTAATGAAATTAATGCAGTCCGAGGTTTTGGTCCTTGCGGTACCAGAAACTCAACTGGACAGGATCGCTATCAAGCGGCTCACCACATGTTTGTGGCCAGTGCTAAAGCTGTTAGATTGGGTCACGATTTGATGCCAGACAGTCAATTTGGCGCCATGTATGCCATGAGTGAACTTTATCCTGCCACTTGTAAACCTGAAGATGTCTTTCACCGTCTGCAAGAATGCCGTGAAAATTGGTATTTTATCGATATTATGGGGCGTGGATACTATCCTAAATATAGCAAATCCCTTTGGGAGCGTCATGGAGTTGATGAGATCCAAATTGAAGACGGTGATGAGGCGATTTTGCGTGACGGTCAGTTGGATTTTATCTCTTTTAGTTATTATCGTTCGAACACGACTCAGGCAGGTGATGATTGGTTCAATGTAGGCGGATCTAGCAATCCCTATCTTAAGGAAACACCTTGGGGCTGGGCTGTTGATCCTCTTGGCCTTCGGCATGTCATGAATGAGATTTTTGATCGTATTCAAAAACCGCTCTTTATTGTAGAAAATGGTATGGGAGCTATCGATCAGGCTGATGAAGACGGCTATGTCGAAGATGACTACCGTATTAACTATCTGCGCGATCATCTGCAAAATATGGCTGATGCGATTAATAGTGATGGTGTCGACTGCCTTGGCTATACCATGTGGGCACCAATCGACCTTGTTTCCTTATCCACTGGTGAAATGAAGAAACGTTATGGCTTTGTCTATGTAGATATGGATGACAAGGGTCGCGGTAGCCTCAAACGAACCCCGAAGAAATCCTACCAATGGATAAAAGCCATTATTGCCTCTAATGGTGCTAAGTTAGCTGAAATGTAA
- a CDS encoding glucose PTS transporter subunit IIA, with protein sequence MDYQQLADSIVKNVGDVDNIAILSHCMTRLRFNLKDVSKVNKEALEQLEGVIGTVYAGGQYMVILGQHLVPVYDAIMKTYDIKSGGVVDENLDGNLGNQEGWTWKNAPNKIIGFVSSSVTPMIPALIAGGMLKVALILITTFISKDFETSSTYLLLSAIGDAPFYFMPIFVAYGAATKLGGTPIYAMVSAAALLHTNFTTLVTAGKPIDLFGIDVRLLSYGTSMLPALLIAIVAYYAEKYLNKLVPSIFKAIFVGMGTIFIAGSLGYLVLGPIGNIVGQGIAAVFMFLDSTVGPLAVGLLAAVLPWMVMAGMHTAITPFMPQLLSNPGYDAMLRPAFLMHNMAEGGAVLGVIGRTKDKVKRSEFTSIAIGCIVAGVTEPAIYGVNLKYKKPMYGVMAGGFAGGFVASLLGARAFEMGYSNVLALPIFANTAMAAVAGIIVSIVVAALVTFFIGVEIEDKRTIETVTEPVQKVVPDDAILAVADAELLPLERVNDEVFSQKLMGDGLAFKLESDFITSPVNGELTTVFPTGHAFGVTRPDGVEILVHIGINTVELKGQGFDVLTQAGETVRAGQPVVKIDREAIAQEGYDTTTMLVIANANGKDITLKTQGEVKQGERLN encoded by the coding sequence ATGGACTATCAACAGTTAGCAGACAGCATTGTAAAAAATGTTGGGGATGTAGACAATATAGCCATCTTATCTCACTGTATGACGCGATTGCGTTTCAATTTAAAGGACGTTTCTAAGGTCAATAAGGAAGCCTTAGAGCAGCTAGAAGGGGTTATTGGTACGGTTTACGCTGGTGGTCAGTATATGGTTATCTTAGGGCAGCATCTAGTTCCAGTTTATGATGCCATCATGAAGACCTATGATATTAAGTCTGGCGGTGTCGTTGATGAAAATCTGGATGGCAATCTAGGAAATCAAGAGGGCTGGACTTGGAAAAATGCACCAAATAAGATTATCGGCTTTGTATCCAGTTCTGTTACCCCAATGATTCCTGCTTTGATTGCGGGTGGTATGCTGAAAGTCGCCTTAATCCTGATAACGACCTTTATCAGTAAAGATTTTGAAACCTCTTCAACTTACTTGTTGCTGTCAGCTATTGGGGATGCTCCTTTCTACTTTATGCCTATTTTTGTAGCCTACGGTGCAGCTACAAAATTGGGTGGGACACCTATTTATGCTATGGTATCGGCGGCAGCCTTATTGCATACGAATTTCACTACTTTAGTGACGGCAGGAAAGCCAATTGATCTCTTTGGAATCGATGTTCGCCTGCTGTCCTATGGCACATCCATGCTGCCAGCCCTGCTTATTGCAATTGTTGCCTACTATGCTGAGAAATATCTAAATAAGTTAGTACCTAGTATTTTCAAGGCCATCTTCGTTGGTATGGGAACGATTTTTATAGCAGGCAGTTTAGGCTACCTTGTCTTAGGTCCTATTGGTAATATTGTTGGTCAAGGTATTGCAGCAGTCTTCATGTTTTTAGACAGTACCGTAGGTCCTCTAGCCGTAGGGCTTCTTGCAGCAGTTTTGCCTTGGATGGTTATGGCAGGAATGCATACGGCGATCACCCCCTTCATGCCTCAATTGCTTTCTAATCCAGGCTATGATGCCATGCTTCGTCCAGCCTTTCTGATGCATAATATGGCAGAAGGTGGTGCCGTGCTTGGCGTTATTGGAAGAACCAAGGATAAAGTGAAACGCAGTGAATTTACTTCAATAGCTATTGGTTGTATTGTTGCCGGTGTGACGGAGCCTGCTATTTATGGTGTTAACCTTAAGTATAAAAAACCTATGTACGGTGTTATGGCTGGTGGTTTTGCGGGCGGTTTTGTTGCCAGTCTTCTAGGAGCCCGCGCATTTGAAATGGGCTACTCCAATGTGCTGGCACTGCCGATTTTTGCCAATACTGCCATGGCGGCTGTTGCTGGGATTATAGTCTCCATCGTTGTTGCCGCTCTTGTGACCTTCTTTATAGGAGTTGAAATTGAAGACAAACGCACTATCGAAACTGTTACAGAACCCGTGCAAAAGGTGGTGCCAGATGACGCTATATTAGCAGTTGCCGATGCGGAACTACTGCCACTTGAAAGAGTCAATGACGAAGTTTTTTCTCAAAAATTGATGGGAGATGGCCTTGCCTTTAAACTGGAGAGTGACTTTATCACTTCTCCAGTCAATGGTGAACTAACTACAGTATTTCCAACGGGACATGCTTTTGGAGTAACGCGGCCTGATGGTGTCGAAATTTTGGTGCATATTGGTATCAATACGGTTGAGTTAAAAGGTCAGGGCTTCGATGTTTTAACCCAAGCCGGAGAAACTGTTCGTGCTGGTCAGCCAGTAGTTAAAATTGACCGTGAGGCTATTGCTCAAGAGGGTTATGATACAACAACGATGTTGGTTATCGCTAATGCGAATGGTAAGGATATCACCCTTAAAACACAAGGTGAAGTGAAGCAAGGTGAACGGTTGAATTGA
- a CDS encoding MurR/RpiR family transcriptional regulator, with protein sequence MNFLEQIEQHRSDFSKTEQKVYQYVINHIDTLETYTITKIADLSHTSTAAVQRFCQTLGYRGFKDFRYDAIDYLHRHYRKESLDSLDDMTDNYISLARQFKNVDRHNVTQLIQAILNGQRVHIFGIYYSSLPARFLHMGLQDLSIPSYFAGDLNSGAHLTNIIRDEDTLIMFSLSGDMGNYRSALAALQHNMPQNSYLITLNNHSQIDKFFRHTIVLPGSAINRQSIINPQSISSIFVEILLNLIHQEMR encoded by the coding sequence ATGAATTTTTTAGAACAAATAGAACAGCACCGCTCGGATTTTTCTAAAACTGAACAAAAGGTTTACCAGTATGTTATTAACCACATTGATACTCTGGAAACGTACACCATTACTAAAATTGCTGATCTTTCACATACATCTACGGCAGCTGTACAACGATTTTGCCAAACACTGGGTTACAGAGGATTTAAAGACTTTCGTTATGACGCCATCGACTATCTCCACCGTCACTACCGCAAAGAGTCCCTTGATTCTCTGGATGATATGACTGATAATTATATCAGTCTAGCTAGGCAATTTAAAAATGTTGATCGACATAACGTTACCCAGCTTATTCAGGCCATTTTAAACGGTCAACGGGTTCATATTTTCGGTATCTACTACTCGTCCTTGCCAGCAAGGTTTTTACATATGGGACTTCAGGATTTGAGCATCCCCAGTTATTTTGCTGGTGACTTAAACAGCGGAGCCCATCTGACCAATATTATACGGGACGAAGATACCTTAATTATGTTCTCACTGTCAGGAGATATGGGCAACTACAGATCTGCTCTAGCAGCATTGCAGCATAATATGCCCCAAAATTCTTATCTTATCACCCTCAATAATCACTCACAGATTGATAAATTTTTCAGACATACTATTGTCCTGCCGGGCAGTGCGATTAATAGGCAATCCATTATTAATCCTCAATCTATTTCCTCCATCTTTGTCGAAATCTTGCTGAATCTTATTCATCAGGAAATGCGATAA
- the smpB gene encoding SsrA-binding protein SmpB, whose amino-acid sequence MAKKTTKTDPVLAQNKKARHDYTIVDTVEAGIVLTGTEIKSVRASRIQLKDGYAQIKDGQAWLVNVHIAPFEQGNIWNQDPERTRKLLLKKREINRLANELKGTGMTLIPLKVYIKRGFAKVLIGLAKGKHDYDKRETIKRRDQERDVKRQMKNFNAR is encoded by the coding sequence ATGGCAAAAAAAACAACAAAAACTGACCCTGTTTTGGCTCAAAATAAAAAAGCCCGGCATGATTATACCATCGTTGATACCGTCGAAGCTGGCATAGTGCTGACTGGAACCGAAATCAAATCTGTTCGGGCTTCTCGCATCCAGCTCAAAGATGGCTATGCTCAGATAAAAGATGGTCAGGCTTGGCTGGTTAATGTTCATATTGCTCCTTTTGAGCAAGGCAATATCTGGAATCAGGATCCTGAGCGCACCCGCAAGCTCCTCCTTAAAAAACGTGAGATTAATCGCTTGGCAAATGAGCTTAAAGGAACTGGTATGACGCTGATTCCCCTCAAGGTCTATATCAAGCGGGGTTTTGCTAAGGTACTCATCGGTCTAGCCAAAGGGAAGCACGACTATGACAAACGGGAAACGATCAAGCGCCGAGACCAAGAGCGGGATGTCAAACGCCAGATGAAAAATTTTAATGCTAGATAA
- the rnr gene encoding ribonuclease R has protein sequence MEEQIINYLKEQGKSSVNDLAAALDMAGSQKFPQLIKVISQLESNKKLRFHQDGYVSLRKEVPKKKHEITIQGVFRANKNGFGFLHVSDDEEDMFIGRNDVGYAIDGDTVDVVIKKPADRLKGTAAEVRVVDVVERALKTVVGTFILDDERPPYAGYIKSKNQKIPQKIYIKKEPVALDGSEVIKAEIDKYPTRHHDYFVAHVRDIIGHKDDVGIDVLEVLESMDIVSEFPEAVMAEAEAIPDAPSESDFEGRLDLRDEITFTIDGKEAKDLDDAVHIKKLPNGNFELGVHIADVSYYVTEGSALDKEAVARGTSVYVTDRVVPMLPERLSNGICSLNPNVNRLTQSAIMEINPQGKVVKHTITQTVIKTTFRMTYDDVNQMLAGNPAVIDQFKPIMESVSHMAELHKILVAMRIKRGALDFDRPEAKILVDNKGLPTDVVVRDRGTAERMIESFMLAANECVAEHFAKRKLPFIYRIHETPKAEKLQKFMDYASLFGVPIYGTANSLGQKALQEFMNRIAGQPGHEVMSMMLLRSMQQARYSENNHGHYGLAADYYTHFTSPIRRYPDLLVHRMVREYSDLTEEKKEHFQEVIPELASSSSALERRAIDAERTVEAMKKAEYMADQVGQEFEAVVASVVKFGMFIELPNTIEGLVHITTLPEFYNYNERTMTLQGEKSGKVFRVGQKIKVRLTRADKETGDIDFAYLPSDFDSIEKVDRQARKAREEKAKEFRNRQGSGKRRFDKRQDRFGDKDKADKGKGKWDKKPDDHRKKKPDKRKNQNRPHNDKKGRESGRRRKKR, from the coding sequence ATGGAAGAACAAATTATTAACTACTTAAAAGAGCAAGGCAAATCCAGTGTCAATGATCTGGCTGCTGCTCTGGACATGGCTGGTTCACAAAAATTTCCCCAGTTGATTAAGGTTATCTCTCAGCTAGAGAGCAACAAGAAGCTTCGATTTCATCAGGATGGCTATGTCTCCCTGCGCAAGGAAGTTCCTAAGAAAAAGCATGAAATTACCATTCAGGGGGTCTTCCGGGCCAATAAGAATGGCTTTGGTTTCTTGCATGTCAGTGATGATGAAGAAGACATGTTCATCGGTCGCAATGATGTTGGATATGCTATTGACGGAGATACCGTTGACGTTGTGATCAAAAAGCCAGCTGACCGCCTCAAGGGAACAGCTGCAGAGGTGCGCGTTGTTGATGTGGTCGAGCGGGCTCTCAAGACTGTTGTCGGCACGTTCATCCTCGATGATGAACGACCACCGTATGCCGGTTATATCAAGTCTAAGAACCAGAAAATTCCTCAAAAAATCTACATCAAAAAAGAACCGGTTGCCTTAGATGGCAGTGAGGTCATCAAGGCCGAGATTGATAAATACCCCACCCGCCACCATGACTATTTTGTCGCCCATGTACGTGATATTATCGGTCATAAGGATGATGTGGGAATTGATGTGCTGGAAGTTCTGGAATCTATGGACATCGTGTCTGAATTTCCAGAAGCGGTAATGGCTGAGGCCGAAGCTATCCCAGATGCTCCATCTGAAAGTGACTTTGAAGGCCGTTTGGATCTGAGGGACGAAATCACCTTTACCATTGATGGTAAGGAAGCCAAGGACTTGGATGATGCGGTTCATATTAAGAAATTGCCTAATGGTAATTTTGAACTGGGTGTGCATATTGCGGATGTCTCTTACTATGTGACCGAAGGGTCAGCCCTAGACAAGGAGGCAGTCGCCCGTGGCACGTCTGTTTACGTGACGGACCGTGTGGTCCCAATGCTGCCAGAGCGTCTCTCAAATGGTATCTGTTCCCTCAATCCTAATGTCAACCGCTTGACCCAATCCGCCATTATGGAGATTAATCCACAGGGGAAGGTCGTCAAGCACACCATTACTCAGACGGTCATTAAGACAACTTTTCGTATGACTTATGATGATGTCAACCAGATGTTGGCTGGCAATCCCGCTGTTATCGATCAGTTCAAGCCCATTATGGAATCTGTTAGCCACATGGCTGAGCTCCATAAGATTTTGGTGGCTATGCGCATCAAGCGAGGAGCCTTGGACTTTGATCGTCCAGAAGCCAAGATTTTGGTTGATAATAAGGGACTGCCGACTGATGTTGTCGTCAGAGACCGAGGCACCGCTGAGCGGATGATTGAGTCCTTTATGCTGGCTGCCAACGAATGTGTAGCTGAACACTTTGCCAAACGTAAACTGCCCTTTATCTATCGAATTCATGAAACGCCCAAGGCTGAGAAATTGCAGAAGTTCATGGATTACGCCTCCCTCTTTGGAGTACCTATCTACGGCACGGCTAATAGTCTCGGTCAGAAGGCTCTGCAAGAATTTATGAATCGGATTGCAGGACAACCCGGACACGAGGTCATGTCCATGATGCTCCTGCGGTCCATGCAACAGGCCCGATATTCCGAAAACAATCATGGTCATTATGGCTTGGCGGCCGATTATTACACTCATTTCACCAGTCCTATTCGTCGTTACCCCGACCTGCTGGTTCATCGAATGGTGCGGGAATACAGCGATTTGACTGAGGAGAAGAAAGAACACTTCCAAGAGGTTATTCCAGAATTAGCTAGCTCTTCATCAGCCTTGGAACGTCGGGCTATTGATGCCGAACGGACTGTTGAGGCTATGAAGAAGGCCGAATATATGGCTGATCAGGTTGGACAGGAATTTGAGGCCGTGGTAGCTAGTGTGGTTAAATTTGGCATGTTTATCGAATTGCCAAACACTATTGAAGGTTTGGTCCACATTACTACCCTGCCAGAATTTTACAATTACAACGAGCGGACTATGACCCTGCAAGGGGAAAAATCTGGCAAAGTCTTCCGTGTTGGTCAGAAGATTAAGGTGCGATTGACCCGAGCAGACAAGGAGACGGGAGATATTGACTTTGCCTATTTGCCTAGCGACTTTGATAGCATCGAAAAGGTAGATAGACAGGCTAGAAAGGCCCGTGAAGAAAAAGCTAAGGAGTTCCGTAATCGTCAAGGTTCAGGCAAACGTCGCTTTGATAAGCGACAAGATCGCTTTGGCGACAAGGACAAGGCCGATAAGGGCAAAGGCAAGTGGGACAAGAAGCCGGATGATCATCGGAAGAAAAAGCCGGATAAACGCAAGAACCAGAACCGTCCCCATAACGATAAAAAAGGGCGGGAATCAGGCCGCCGTCGCAAAAAACGCTAA
- the secG gene encoding preprotein translocase subunit SecG has protein sequence MYNILLTALLVMSVILIIAIFMQPQKNPSSNVFDSSGSEALFERTKARGFEAFMERFTGILIFLWLLDALVLAILSSK, from the coding sequence ATGTACAATATTTTACTGACTGCTCTGTTGGTTATGTCTGTGATTTTGATTATTGCCATTTTTATGCAGCCTCAGAAAAACCCAAGTAGTAATGTATTTGATAGCAGCGGTTCAGAAGCCCTCTTCGAGCGAACAAAAGCCCGCGGATTTGAGGCCTTCATGGAACGCTTTACTGGTATCCTAATCTTCCTTTGGTTGCTGGATGCCCTAGTGCTTGCGATTTTATCAAGTAAGTAA
- the rpmG gene encoding 50S ribosomal protein L33, translated as MRIKINLKCSSCGSLNYLTSKNKVNHPEKIQVPKYCPKERKVTLHLES; from the coding sequence GTGCGGATAAAAATAAATTTGAAATGTAGTTCCTGCGGCAGTCTCAATTATTTGACTTCAAAAAATAAGGTAAACCATCCTGAAAAAATTCAGGTGCCCAAATACTGTCCCAAGGAGCGAAAAGTGACCCTTCATCTTGAATCTTAA
- a CDS encoding multidrug efflux MFS transporter, with protein MPFMSLFVEQLGAKPGRVELYAGLSVSLSALASALVAPIWGSLADRYGRKPMMIRASLAMAFTMGGLAFVPNVFWMLALRLLNGMFAGYVPNSTALIASQAPKEKLGAALGTLATGVTAGTLIGPLLGGYFADLLGIRNIFLFVGGLLLLLNLMTVFLIREDFVPVKREHELPTKDLLHQVKDRQVMLGLFVTSMIIQVSAQSIAPILTLYIRHLGQTENLMFVSGLIVSSMGFSSMLSSSFLGKIGDKIGNHRLLLLALFYSFCMYLSFAHAQTPLQLGLLRFLYGFGTGALMPSVNSLLTKITPKEGISRIFSYNQMFFNIGQVVGPFIGSSVAAGLGYHWVFYATSIIVFVNFSWSFINFRHYLKVKEI; from the coding sequence ATGCCTTTTATGTCCCTCTTTGTGGAACAGTTGGGAGCTAAACCAGGGAGAGTTGAGCTTTACGCTGGCTTGTCTGTTTCACTTTCAGCCCTAGCTTCGGCTCTAGTTGCCCCTATTTGGGGTTCTCTAGCTGATCGCTATGGGCGTAAACCTATGATGATTCGGGCCAGTCTTGCTATGGCTTTTACTATGGGAGGATTGGCCTTTGTCCCCAATGTCTTTTGGATGCTGGCTCTAAGACTTTTAAATGGAATGTTTGCTGGCTATGTCCCTAATTCGACAGCCTTAATTGCCAGTCAAGCGCCCAAGGAAAAGTTAGGAGCAGCTCTAGGGACTCTGGCGACTGGCGTCACAGCAGGAACTTTAATTGGGCCTCTCTTAGGAGGCTATTTCGCTGACCTCTTAGGCATTCGTAATATCTTTCTCTTTGTTGGCGGTCTCTTACTTTTGTTAAACCTTATGACAGTCTTCTTGATTCGAGAGGATTTTGTGCCTGTAAAGAGGGAACATGAACTTCCGACCAAAGACCTGCTGCACCAAGTCAAGGACCGTCAGGTCATGCTGGGCCTCTTTGTTACCAGCATGATTATTCAGGTTTCGGCCCAATCTATTGCCCCTATTTTGACGCTTTACATCCGTCATCTAGGGCAGACAGAAAACCTCATGTTCGTCTCCGGTTTGATTGTTTCCAGTATGGGTTTTTCCAGTATGCTATCTAGTTCCTTCCTAGGAAAAATCGGCGATAAAATCGGCAATCATCGTCTGCTTCTTTTGGCCCTTTTTTATAGTTTTTGTATGTATCTGTCCTTCGCCCATGCCCAAACGCCTCTGCAGTTAGGACTGCTTCGCTTTCTATATGGTTTTGGGACAGGGGCCCTAATGCCCAGTGTCAATTCGCTGCTGACCAAGATTACGCCTAAGGAAGGGATCTCTAGGATTTTTAGTTACAACCAGATGTTCTTCAATATAGGGCAAGTCGTCGGTCCCTTTATCGGTTCCAGCGTAGCGGCAGGTCTAGGCTATCACTGGGTTTTTTATGCCACCTCAATCATCGTCTTTGTTAATTTCTCATGGAGTTTTATTAATTTTAGACATTATCTGAAAGTTAAGGAAATCTAG
- the coaE gene encoding dephospho-CoA kinase (Dephospho-CoA kinase (CoaE) performs the final step in coenzyme A biosynthesis.), producing MSKIIGLTGGIASGKSTVTAYLRQKGYQVIDADQLVHDLQAKGKPLYQALILAFGTGILAPDQELDRPKFAQLIFNDPAARKKSADLQDRIIHQELAKRRDQLAKSEKIFFMDLPLLFELDYQDWFDEIWLVALDEDQQIERLMARNGYSLEEAEKRIAAQLPLSKKIRLADRVIDNNGSLEETYAQLEQQLERLSAN from the coding sequence ATGAGTAAGATTATCGGATTAACAGGTGGTATCGCTTCGGGGAAATCGACGGTGACAGCCTATTTGAGACAAAAAGGATATCAGGTTATTGATGCTGATCAATTGGTTCATGACCTGCAAGCAAAAGGTAAACCGCTCTATCAGGCCCTAATTTTAGCTTTTGGAACTGGAATTTTGGCTCCCGACCAAGAATTGGATCGCCCTAAATTTGCCCAACTTATCTTTAACGATCCAGCTGCCAGAAAGAAATCGGCTGATCTTCAAGATCGCATTATCCATCAGGAGCTGGCAAAAAGGCGAGATCAGCTAGCAAAGTCTGAAAAAATTTTCTTTATGGATTTGCCGTTACTTTTTGAGCTAGATTATCAAGACTGGTTCGACGAAATTTGGCTGGTCGCCTTAGATGAGGACCAGCAAATCGAGCGTTTGATGGCGAGAAATGGTTACTCCTTAGAAGAGGCTGAAAAACGGATTGCTGCCCAGCTCCCTTTGTCTAAAAAAATTCGTCTAGCTGACCGAGTGATTGACAATAATGGTAGCCTAGAGGAGACTTATGCTCAGCTGGAGCAGCAGTTAGAACGACTGAGCGCCAACTGA
- the mutM gene encoding DNA-formamidopyrimidine glycosylase, whose translation MPELPEVETVRRGLEGLIVNKKIVSVDVRVPKMVKTDLDTFKMNLPGQTICAMRRRGKYLIFDLGAQVLISHLRMEGKYLLFPDEVPNNKHFHAFFTLNDGSTLVYQDVRKFGTFELLAKSAEEAYFVKKKIGPEPTKEDFKLAPFERAVLSSHKPIKPLLLEQKLVAGLGNIYVDEVLWAAKVHPERQPPSLKKAEIKRLHDETIRILQLGIRKGGSTIRTYRNALGEDGTMQKYLQVYGRTGKPCPRCGTEIQKVKVGGRGSHYCPKCQKK comes from the coding sequence ATGCCTGAATTACCAGAAGTTGAGACCGTCAGGCGCGGTTTGGAAGGCCTGATTGTCAACAAGAAGATTGTATCAGTAGATGTGCGCGTGCCCAAGATGGTTAAGACGGATTTGGATACTTTTAAGATGAATCTGCCTGGTCAAACGATTTGCGCTATGCGCCGCCGAGGGAAATACCTTATTTTTGATTTAGGCGCTCAGGTGTTAATCTCGCATCTGCGTATGGAAGGCAAGTACCTGCTCTTTCCAGATGAGGTACCCAACAATAAGCATTTTCATGCCTTCTTTACATTGAATGACGGCTCAACCTTGGTTTATCAAGATGTCCGCAAGTTTGGGACATTTGAGCTCTTAGCAAAATCAGCAGAAGAGGCTTATTTTGTCAAAAAGAAAATTGGCCCTGAGCCGACCAAGGAAGATTTTAAGTTGGCGCCCTTTGAGCGAGCTGTCTTGTCTTCTCATAAGCCCATCAAGCCGCTGCTCTTGGAGCAAAAATTAGTTGCCGGCCTAGGAAATATCTATGTTGATGAGGTGCTCTGGGCAGCTAAAGTTCACCCAGAACGTCAGCCACCCAGTCTCAAAAAAGCAGAAATTAAGCGGCTGCATGATGAGACTATTCGTATTTTGCAGCTGGGCATTCGCAAGGGCGGATCGACCATTCGAACCTATCGTAACGCTTTAGGTGAAGACGGCACCATGCAAAAGTATCTACAAGTTTACGGCCGAACAGGTAAACCCTGTCCGCGTTGCGGAACAGAGATTCAAAAGGTAAAAGTAGGAGGACGGGGCAGCCACTATTGTCCCAAGTGTCAAAAGAAATGA
- a CDS encoding DUF664 domain-containing protein has protein sequence MTYLDMLVESVDRAQERFERLFEGVTVEEANRFPAAEVSGQIKSMTWLAWHTAREMDLQISDLAKTEPIWLAQGWKEKFNLDLPDDTQDWQHSLEEAQKVQVDDLSIALGYLEAAAKLTKDYLNSLDEAALDDIVDDSWTPAVTRGARLVSIIDDAAMHSGQVIYARRLLGLKD, from the coding sequence ATGACGTATTTAGATATGTTAGTAGAAAGTGTTGACCGCGCACAGGAGCGGTTTGAACGATTATTTGAAGGAGTAACAGTTGAAGAGGCCAATCGTTTTCCAGCTGCAGAAGTTTCAGGTCAAATTAAATCTATGACTTGGCTGGCTTGGCATACTGCGCGTGAAATGGATTTACAGATTTCGGACTTGGCAAAAACAGAGCCGATTTGGTTGGCTCAGGGCTGGAAAGAAAAGTTCAACTTGGACTTGCCTGATGACACACAAGACTGGCAGCACTCGTTAGAGGAAGCCCAAAAAGTTCAGGTGGATGATCTGAGTATTGCGCTGGGATATCTGGAAGCAGCTGCTAAGCTCACTAAAGATTACCTCAACTCGCTTGATGAAGCCGCTCTTGATGATATTGTGGACGATTCTTGGACACCTGCGGTCACTCGCGGTGCCCGTCTGGTGTCGATCATTGATGATGCTGCCATGCATTCAGGTCAGGTTATCTATGCTAGGCGCTTGTTAGGTTTGAAGGATTAA